The Plasmodium cynomolgi strain B DNA, scaffold: 1110, whole genome shotgun sequence genome contains a region encoding:
- a CDS encoding CYIR protein (putative;~vir-type antigen) yields LSQAGDSERDNYCNYIRYWLFEQISVIYTSESTNIDDESFFKKLIDAWKVISTARLSGKCNPGNIKGVKLNELKNRIF; encoded by the coding sequence TTAAGTCAAGCGGGTGATTCCGAACGTGATAATTATTGCAATTACATACGTTATTGGTTATTTGAGCAAATAAGTGTAATTTATACTAGCGAATCTACAAACATTGATGAtgaatctttttttaaaaaacttattGATGCATGGAAAGTCATTAGCACTGCAAGATTAAGTGGCAAATGTAATCCGGGGAATATAAAAGGtgttaaattaaatgaattaaaaaataggatattt